From Vigna unguiculata cultivar IT97K-499-35 chromosome 5, ASM411807v1, whole genome shotgun sequence, the proteins below share one genomic window:
- the LOC114185668 gene encoding probable LRR receptor-like serine/threonine-protein kinase At1g53430 isoform X1: MRFVMSSSSKHVAIFFTFCFLALNHFHHFGSNAQLIPQDEVKILQTISDKVENLNWKVTQRSCNKGDRGFDNRKISRDGDQIIRNVTCHCSFNNGTVCHVISIALKGINISGPLPDEFGNLTRLKILDLTRNYFNGSIPKSLGRLSSVEVLSLLGNRFTGSIPSEISDMTSLQELNLEDNQLEGHLPPSLGKMSNLQKLLLSANNFTGTIPEAYGKLKNLTQFRIDGSTLSGKIPSFIGNWTKLDRLDLQGTSLEGPIPSVISELIYLTELRISDLKGPTMTFPNLTNLNLLQRLELRNCLITGQIPSYIGQKQSLKTLDLSSNMLTGPIPDSFQDLEKINYLFLTNNSLSGRIPNWIQTFKQRIDLSLNNFSESFSNVCQVLDVNLASSLSPSANTSSSCLKKGQPCSGKPRFHSLFINCGGPEIEFDGNEYEADPNLRGISNYVVSNDGKWAYSSTGVYLGRDKADYVANNQFNLKINGSDYYQTARLAPLYLHYYGLCMLNGNYKVKLHFAEITFSDDNAFTSLGRRVFDVSIQGFKYLKDFNIVEEAGGVGKGITKEFNVNVTHNTLEIHFSWAGKGTNAIPERGIYGPLISAITVTPNFKVPSQGLSTGAIAGIGVGICVFIILILLALWKMGFLCGKEETDQELLGLKTGYFSLRQIKAATDNFDPANKIGEGGFGPVYKGVLSDGAVIAVKQLSSKSKQGNREFINEIGMISALQHPNLVKLYGCCIEGNQLLLVYEYMENNSLARALFGKEHERMQLDWPRRMKICVGIAKGLAYLHEESRLKIVHRDIKATNVLLDKHLHAKISDFGLAKLDEEENTHISTRIAGTIGYMAPEYAMRGYLTDKADVYSFGIVALEIVSGKSNTNYRPKEEFVYLLDWAYVLQEQGNLLDLVDPSLGSKYSSEEAMRMLQLALLCTNPSPTLRPPMSSVVSMLQGKTPIQAPPIIKGSDNAQDARFKALEFLSQDSQTHVSSDFSQDSIEQRSKSMGGPWVDSTISIPSRTDHSSDKLITSSNDECFEVGAGNSPNSNSFVKDMNKN, encoded by the exons ATGCGGTTTGTGATGTCTTCAAGCTCCAAACATGTCGCCATCTTCTTCACTTTTTGCTTTCTGGCTTTGAATCACTTCCATCACTTTGGATCTAATGCTCAACTCATACCACAAGATGAAG TTAAAATACTACAAACAATATCAGACAAGGTAGAGAACTTGAATTGGAAAGTTACACAACGTTCCTGCAACAAAGGGGATAGAGGATTTGATAACAGAAAGATTTCAAGGGATGGGGATCAAATCATAAGGAATGTAACTTGTCATTGTTCTTTCAACAATGGTACTGTTTGCCATGTTATATCCAT TGCACTCAAGGGTATCAATATATCTGGACCTTTACCCGATGAATTTGGAAATCTAACTCGACTGAAAATACT TGATCTCACTCGAAATTATTTCAATGGCTCAATTCCAAAAAGCCTTGGACGCCTTTCATCAGTTGAAGTTCT GTCACTTCTGGGAAATCGCTTTACTGGATCAATTCCTtcagaaattagtgatatgactAGTCTGCAAGAACT GAACTTGGAAGATAATCAACTTGAAGGGCATCTTCCCCCAAGCCTTGGAAAAATGAGCAACTTACAGAAATT ACTTCTCTCTGCAAATAATTTCACAGGGACAATACCAGAAGCATATGGAAAACTAAAGAATCTTACTCAGTT TAGGATAGATGGGAGCACTTTGTCTGGGAAGATACCCAGTTTTATTGGGAACTGGACCAAACTTGATAGACT GGATTTGCAGGGCACATCCTTGGAAGGTCCAATTCCTTCTGTCATATCTGAATTGATCTATTTGACAGAATT GAGAATATCAGATTTGAAGGGACCAACCATGACATTTCCTAATCTGACGAATTTGAATCTCTTGCAAAGACT AGAATTGAGAAATTGCTTAATCACTGGTCAAATTCCTAGTTACATTGGACAAAAGCAAAGTTTAAAAACTCT aGATCTGAGCTCCAACATGCTGACCGGTCCAATCCCAGATTCATTTCAGGAcctggaaaaaataaattactt GTTCCTGACTAACAATTCTCTAAGTGGACGAATTCCTAATTGGATACAAACCTTCAAACAGAGGAT TGATTTATCTTTGAACAATTTTAGTGAGAGTTTTTCAAATGTTTGCCAGGTCTTGGATGT GAACTTAGCTTCCAGCCTCTCTCCCTCAGCAAACACTTC ATCGTCTTGTTTAAAGAAAGGCCAACCTTGTTCTGGAAAACCCCGGT TTCATTCTCTGTTCATAAACTGTGGAGGACCTGAAATAGAGTTTGACGGCAATGAATATGAAGCCGACCCCAATCTAAGAGGCATATCAAACTATGTTGTTAGTAATGATGGCAAATGGGCATATAGCAGCACTGGAGTATATCTAGGAAGGGACAAGGCTGATTATGTTGCAAACAATCAGTTTAATCTGAAAATTAATGGCTCTGATTACTACCAAACAGCCCGCTTGGCCCCACTATATCTTCATTATTATGGTCTTTGTATGCTGAATGGCAATTATAAAGTGAAACTTCACTTTGCTGAGATAACATTCTCTGATGACAATGCATTTACCAGCCTTGGAAGGCgtgtatttgatgtttcaaTCCAA ggttttaaatatttgaaagattTTAACATTGTGGAAGAAGCTGGTGGAGTTGGTAAGGGAATCACTAAGGAGTTTAATGTGAATGTTACCCACAACACCTTGGAAATCCACTTTTCCTGGGCAGGGAAAGGAACTAATGCTATTCCTGAAAGAGGTATATATGGACCTCTTATATCTGCTATCACTGTGACCCCAA ACTTCAAAGTTCCTTCACAAGGGCTGTCTACTGGAGCAATTGCTGGAATTGGGGTTGGGATATGTGTGTTCATCATATTGATACTCCTTGCACTTTGGAAGATGGGTTTTCTATGTGGGAAAGAGGAAACAGACCAAG AACTTCTAGGTTTGAAGACAGGTTATTTCAGTTTAAGACAGATTAAAGCTGCTACTGATAACTTTGATCCTGCAAATAAGATAGGTGAAGGAGGCTTTGGACCAGTATACAAG GGTGTGCTGTCAGACGGTGCTGTGATTGCTGTTAAACAGCTTTCCTCCAAATCAAAGCAAGGGAACCGCGAATTCATCAATGAAATAGGCATGATATCTGCTTTGCAGCATCCAAATCTTGTGAAACTCTATGGCTGTTGCATTGAAGGAAACCAGTTGCTTCTAGTATATGAATACATGGAGAATAATAGTCTTGCTCGTGCACTTTTTG GTAAAGAGCATGAGAGGATGCAATTGGACTGGCCCAGAAGAATGAAGATTTGTGTGGGGATTGCAAAGGGATTAGCCTATCTCCATGAGGAGTCAAGGTTGAAAATAGTACACAGGGATATTAAAGCAACCAATGTCTTACTTGATAAGCATCTGCATGCCAAGATCTCTGActttggtttagccaaacttgaTGAAGAAGAGAACACCCATATCAGTACAAGAATAGCTGGGACAAT TGGCTACATGGCTCCAGAGTATGCTATGCGGGGTTACTTGACAGACAAAGCAGATGTCTATAGCTTTGGTATTGTAGCTTTAGAGATTGTTAGTGGAAAGAGCAACACAAATTACAGGCCAAAGGAGGAGTTTGTGTATCTTTTGGATTGG GCCTATGTTCTCCAAGAGCAAGGAAACCTTCTGGATTTGGTGGATCCAAGTCTTGGTTCAAAGTACTCCTCAGAAGAGGCAATGAGAATGCTGCAGTTAGCACTGTTGTGTACCAATCCTTCTCCCACTCTTAGACCACCTATGTCATCGGTAGTGAGCATGCTTCAGGGAAAAACTCCAATTCAAGCACCACCAATAATCAAAGGCAGTGACAATGCACAGGATGCAAGATTTAAAGCGTTGGAGTTCTTATCACAAGACAGCCAAACTCATGTCTCTTCTGATTTCTCACAAGATAGTATAGAGCAAAGAAGCAAGTCAATGGGGGGACCATGGGTTGATTCCACCATATCTATACCAAGTAGAACCGATCATTCTTCTGATAAACTTATTACAAGTTCAAATGACGAGTGCTTCGAAGTTGGGGCAGGGAACTCaccaaattcaaattcttttgtaAAGGATATGAACAAAAACTAG
- the LOC114185668 gene encoding probable LRR receptor-like serine/threonine-protein kinase At1g53430 isoform X2, giving the protein MRFVMSSSSKHVAIFFTFCFLALNHFHHFGSNAQLIPQDEVKILQTISDKVENLNWKVTQRSCNKGDRGFDNRKISRDGDQIIRNVTCHCSFNNGTVCHVISIALKGINISGPLPDEFGNLTRLKILDLTRNYFNGSIPKSLGRLSSVEVLSLLGNRFTGSIPSEISDMTSLQELNLEDNQLEGHLPPSLGKMSNLQKLLLSANNFTGTIPEAYGKLKNLTQLIDGSTLSGKIPSFIGNWTKLDRLDLQGTSLEGPIPSVISELIYLTELRISDLKGPTMTFPNLTNLNLLQRLELRNCLITGQIPSYIGQKQSLKTLDLSSNMLTGPIPDSFQDLEKINYLFLTNNSLSGRIPNWIQTFKQRIDLSLNNFSESFSNVCQVLDVNLASSLSPSANTSSSCLKKGQPCSGKPRFHSLFINCGGPEIEFDGNEYEADPNLRGISNYVVSNDGKWAYSSTGVYLGRDKADYVANNQFNLKINGSDYYQTARLAPLYLHYYGLCMLNGNYKVKLHFAEITFSDDNAFTSLGRRVFDVSIQGFKYLKDFNIVEEAGGVGKGITKEFNVNVTHNTLEIHFSWAGKGTNAIPERGIYGPLISAITVTPNFKVPSQGLSTGAIAGIGVGICVFIILILLALWKMGFLCGKEETDQELLGLKTGYFSLRQIKAATDNFDPANKIGEGGFGPVYKGVLSDGAVIAVKQLSSKSKQGNREFINEIGMISALQHPNLVKLYGCCIEGNQLLLVYEYMENNSLARALFGKEHERMQLDWPRRMKICVGIAKGLAYLHEESRLKIVHRDIKATNVLLDKHLHAKISDFGLAKLDEEENTHISTRIAGTIGYMAPEYAMRGYLTDKADVYSFGIVALEIVSGKSNTNYRPKEEFVYLLDWAYVLQEQGNLLDLVDPSLGSKYSSEEAMRMLQLALLCTNPSPTLRPPMSSVVSMLQGKTPIQAPPIIKGSDNAQDARFKALEFLSQDSQTHVSSDFSQDSIEQRSKSMGGPWVDSTISIPSRTDHSSDKLITSSNDECFEVGAGNSPNSNSFVKDMNKN; this is encoded by the exons ATGCGGTTTGTGATGTCTTCAAGCTCCAAACATGTCGCCATCTTCTTCACTTTTTGCTTTCTGGCTTTGAATCACTTCCATCACTTTGGATCTAATGCTCAACTCATACCACAAGATGAAG TTAAAATACTACAAACAATATCAGACAAGGTAGAGAACTTGAATTGGAAAGTTACACAACGTTCCTGCAACAAAGGGGATAGAGGATTTGATAACAGAAAGATTTCAAGGGATGGGGATCAAATCATAAGGAATGTAACTTGTCATTGTTCTTTCAACAATGGTACTGTTTGCCATGTTATATCCAT TGCACTCAAGGGTATCAATATATCTGGACCTTTACCCGATGAATTTGGAAATCTAACTCGACTGAAAATACT TGATCTCACTCGAAATTATTTCAATGGCTCAATTCCAAAAAGCCTTGGACGCCTTTCATCAGTTGAAGTTCT GTCACTTCTGGGAAATCGCTTTACTGGATCAATTCCTtcagaaattagtgatatgactAGTCTGCAAGAACT GAACTTGGAAGATAATCAACTTGAAGGGCATCTTCCCCCAAGCCTTGGAAAAATGAGCAACTTACAGAAATT ACTTCTCTCTGCAAATAATTTCACAGGGACAATACCAGAAGCATATGGAAAACTAAAGAATCTTACTCAGTT GATAGATGGGAGCACTTTGTCTGGGAAGATACCCAGTTTTATTGGGAACTGGACCAAACTTGATAGACT GGATTTGCAGGGCACATCCTTGGAAGGTCCAATTCCTTCTGTCATATCTGAATTGATCTATTTGACAGAATT GAGAATATCAGATTTGAAGGGACCAACCATGACATTTCCTAATCTGACGAATTTGAATCTCTTGCAAAGACT AGAATTGAGAAATTGCTTAATCACTGGTCAAATTCCTAGTTACATTGGACAAAAGCAAAGTTTAAAAACTCT aGATCTGAGCTCCAACATGCTGACCGGTCCAATCCCAGATTCATTTCAGGAcctggaaaaaataaattactt GTTCCTGACTAACAATTCTCTAAGTGGACGAATTCCTAATTGGATACAAACCTTCAAACAGAGGAT TGATTTATCTTTGAACAATTTTAGTGAGAGTTTTTCAAATGTTTGCCAGGTCTTGGATGT GAACTTAGCTTCCAGCCTCTCTCCCTCAGCAAACACTTC ATCGTCTTGTTTAAAGAAAGGCCAACCTTGTTCTGGAAAACCCCGGT TTCATTCTCTGTTCATAAACTGTGGAGGACCTGAAATAGAGTTTGACGGCAATGAATATGAAGCCGACCCCAATCTAAGAGGCATATCAAACTATGTTGTTAGTAATGATGGCAAATGGGCATATAGCAGCACTGGAGTATATCTAGGAAGGGACAAGGCTGATTATGTTGCAAACAATCAGTTTAATCTGAAAATTAATGGCTCTGATTACTACCAAACAGCCCGCTTGGCCCCACTATATCTTCATTATTATGGTCTTTGTATGCTGAATGGCAATTATAAAGTGAAACTTCACTTTGCTGAGATAACATTCTCTGATGACAATGCATTTACCAGCCTTGGAAGGCgtgtatttgatgtttcaaTCCAA ggttttaaatatttgaaagattTTAACATTGTGGAAGAAGCTGGTGGAGTTGGTAAGGGAATCACTAAGGAGTTTAATGTGAATGTTACCCACAACACCTTGGAAATCCACTTTTCCTGGGCAGGGAAAGGAACTAATGCTATTCCTGAAAGAGGTATATATGGACCTCTTATATCTGCTATCACTGTGACCCCAA ACTTCAAAGTTCCTTCACAAGGGCTGTCTACTGGAGCAATTGCTGGAATTGGGGTTGGGATATGTGTGTTCATCATATTGATACTCCTTGCACTTTGGAAGATGGGTTTTCTATGTGGGAAAGAGGAAACAGACCAAG AACTTCTAGGTTTGAAGACAGGTTATTTCAGTTTAAGACAGATTAAAGCTGCTACTGATAACTTTGATCCTGCAAATAAGATAGGTGAAGGAGGCTTTGGACCAGTATACAAG GGTGTGCTGTCAGACGGTGCTGTGATTGCTGTTAAACAGCTTTCCTCCAAATCAAAGCAAGGGAACCGCGAATTCATCAATGAAATAGGCATGATATCTGCTTTGCAGCATCCAAATCTTGTGAAACTCTATGGCTGTTGCATTGAAGGAAACCAGTTGCTTCTAGTATATGAATACATGGAGAATAATAGTCTTGCTCGTGCACTTTTTG GTAAAGAGCATGAGAGGATGCAATTGGACTGGCCCAGAAGAATGAAGATTTGTGTGGGGATTGCAAAGGGATTAGCCTATCTCCATGAGGAGTCAAGGTTGAAAATAGTACACAGGGATATTAAAGCAACCAATGTCTTACTTGATAAGCATCTGCATGCCAAGATCTCTGActttggtttagccaaacttgaTGAAGAAGAGAACACCCATATCAGTACAAGAATAGCTGGGACAAT TGGCTACATGGCTCCAGAGTATGCTATGCGGGGTTACTTGACAGACAAAGCAGATGTCTATAGCTTTGGTATTGTAGCTTTAGAGATTGTTAGTGGAAAGAGCAACACAAATTACAGGCCAAAGGAGGAGTTTGTGTATCTTTTGGATTGG GCCTATGTTCTCCAAGAGCAAGGAAACCTTCTGGATTTGGTGGATCCAAGTCTTGGTTCAAAGTACTCCTCAGAAGAGGCAATGAGAATGCTGCAGTTAGCACTGTTGTGTACCAATCCTTCTCCCACTCTTAGACCACCTATGTCATCGGTAGTGAGCATGCTTCAGGGAAAAACTCCAATTCAAGCACCACCAATAATCAAAGGCAGTGACAATGCACAGGATGCAAGATTTAAAGCGTTGGAGTTCTTATCACAAGACAGCCAAACTCATGTCTCTTCTGATTTCTCACAAGATAGTATAGAGCAAAGAAGCAAGTCAATGGGGGGACCATGGGTTGATTCCACCATATCTATACCAAGTAGAACCGATCATTCTTCTGATAAACTTATTACAAGTTCAAATGACGAGTGCTTCGAAGTTGGGGCAGGGAACTCaccaaattcaaattcttttgtaAAGGATATGAACAAAAACTAG
- the LOC114185016 gene encoding uncharacterized protein LOC114185016, which produces MSVERSFEAWEEVQRHGQDLADRLAQGFSGLIHTHMNPPQFVWPNPPQSKLFDLEFPTQSFGKRDFALATQEYGINGVSAIFDIGNRIGQAGADFGASLNGLVQQFFRSLPVPVPFKHEESSVRVDGGDKGWQRGGVGIAVPEDLGLGSLSERLKNHGFAESVSGGSGGSAEEEGGGGFNIGSIGLLGRRQGIINFTSTYDSRTQEVEGSLVARGDLWRLEASHGGSTSGNENSSLFLVQLGPLLFIRDSTLLLPVHLSKQHLLWYGYDRKNGMHSLCPAVWSKHRRWLLMSMLCLNPVACSFVDLQFPNGQLTYVSGEGLSTSAFLPVCGGLLQAQGQYPGEMRFSFSCKNKWGTRITPMVQWPDKSFSLGLAQALAWKRSGLMVRPSVQFSLCPTLGGSNPGLRAELIHSVKEKLNLICGCAFMTYPSAFASVSIGRSKWNGNVGNSGLVLRVDVPLSTVGRPSFSVQINSGIEF; this is translated from the exons ATGTCTGTGGAAAGGTCGTTTGAGGCATGGGAAGAGGTGCAGCGTCACGGGCAGGACCTGGCTGACCGGCTTGCCCAGGGTTTCAGCGGATTGATTCATACGCATATGAATCCTCCGCAATTCGTGTGGCCGAACCCTCCGCAATCGAAGCTCTTTGATCTGGAGTTTCCAACGCAGAGCTTTGGGAAGAGGGATTTCGCTTTGGCGACTCAGGAGTACGGGATCAATGGCGTGTCGGCGATTTTCGACATCGGGAACAGGATCGGGCAGGCTGGGGCGGACTTTGGGGCTAGCTTGAATGGCCTGGTTCAGCAGTTTTTCCGGTCGTTGCCGGTGCCAGTACCGTTCAAGCATGAGGAGAGTTCGGTGAGGGTGGATGGTGGGGATAAGGGGTGGCAGAGAGGAGGAGTTGGGATTGCTGTGCCGGAGGATTTGGGGCTGGGGTCGCTTAGTGAGAGGTTGAAGAATCATGGGTTTGCTGAGAGTGTTAGTGGCGGTAGCGGTGGAAGTGCCGAGGAAGAGGGTGGTGGTGGGTTTAACATTGGCTCTATTGGTCTCCTGGGCAGGCGTCAG GGAATAATAAATTTTACGTCAACTTATGATAGCAGAACTCAAGAAGTGGAAGGTTCTTTAGTTGCAAGGGGAGATTTGTGGAGACTAGAAGCATCACATGGTGGTTCTACTTCTGGAAATGAAAATTCATCTCTTTTCTTAGTTCAGCTTGGACCTCTCCTCTTTATCCGTGATTCAACACTCCTCTTGCCTGTTCATTTGTCAAAGCAGCACTTGTTGTGGTATGGCTATGATAGAAAG AATGGAATGCATTCCCTTTGTCCAGCAGTGTGGTCAAAGCACAGAAGGTGGCTGTTAATGTCCATGCTTTGCCTGAATCCCGTAGCTTGT TCATTTGTCGATCTTCAATTTCCTAATGGGCAACTAACCTACGTATCTGGTGAGGGTCTAAGTACCAGTGCTTTCCTTCCTGTTTGCGGAGGTCTTCTTCAAGCTCAGGGTCAATATCCTGGGGAAATGAGATTCAGCTTTTCATGCAAG AACAAGTGGGGAACAAGAATCACACCAATGGTACAATGGCCTGACAAATCATTTTCTTTGGGTCTTGCTCAAGCCTTGGCCTGGAAGCGATCTGGTCTCATGGTGAGACCATCCGTTCAATTCAG TTTGTGTCCTACTCTTGGCGGAAGCAATCCAGGGTTGCGGGCAGAGCTCATCCATTCAgttaaagagaaacttaatctAATTTGTGGATGTGCTTTCATGACCTATCCTTCTGCATTTGCCTCAGTATCT ATTGGCAGATCAAAGTGGAATGGAAATGTGGGGAACTCAGGTCTTGTTCTAAGAGTTGATGTCCCTCTCTCCACCGTTGGGCGCCCTTCCTTCTCCGTTCAAATAAATAGTGGCATTGAGTTTTGA